The Nitrospira sp. KM1 genome includes a window with the following:
- a CDS encoding type II secretion system protein N: MRILRTFRGATSRRLIGAAYGLVMTFVLAHSVNAFVAYLIETPAYEPIMQSTPSKASVHSADPNVLAKGILLGGLFAVAPHQQLFEAGGGGTTTAPPPPLNVSQKLSLIGIVQKTSAGGLVIVEELSSKKQTLFHLEDTVPEIGMIAEIQKDKVLFRRGAQEEWLHLELAKLTVPALPPKPATAMSVRARRLGDVRTVDRRELRQAIEDLPRLFQHAQPVPEFIGNRLDGFRLEQVNFYGFFGRLGLQTDDVLKRINGVEIRDPSMLVAGLQHMKDERSVTIDFLRDGTPLTFSYEIR, translated from the coding sequence ATGCGCATACTCAGAACATTTCGAGGAGCGACAAGTCGTCGCCTCATCGGCGCAGCATATGGATTGGTGATGACGTTTGTTCTTGCTCATTCGGTTAATGCCTTTGTCGCCTATTTGATCGAAACACCGGCATATGAACCGATCATGCAATCAACTCCATCGAAGGCTTCAGTACACTCGGCCGATCCCAATGTCCTGGCAAAAGGGATCTTGCTGGGCGGTCTCTTCGCTGTAGCGCCGCATCAACAACTGTTTGAAGCGGGTGGTGGCGGAACCACCACGGCGCCGCCTCCTCCTTTGAACGTGTCACAGAAGTTATCGCTCATCGGCATCGTGCAGAAAACATCCGCGGGAGGACTGGTCATTGTGGAGGAACTTTCTTCCAAAAAGCAGACCCTGTTCCATCTCGAGGACACCGTTCCTGAGATTGGGATGATCGCGGAGATACAAAAAGATAAGGTACTTTTTCGCCGGGGTGCTCAGGAAGAATGGTTGCACTTGGAACTTGCAAAACTCACCGTGCCGGCTCTTCCGCCCAAGCCGGCGACGGCGATGTCAGTCCGTGCAAGACGCTTGGGCGATGTCCGGACGGTCGATCGTCGAGAGTTACGTCAGGCGATAGAAGATCTTCCGCGGTTGTTTCAACACGCTCAACCGGTCCCCGAATTCATCGGCAACCGATTAGACGGTTTCCGACTTGAACAAGTTAATTTTTACGGTTTCTTTGGAAGACTTGGGCTGCAGACGGATGACGTCCTGAAACGGATCAATGGGGTCGAGATTCGCGATCCTTCCATGTTAGTCGCCGGCCTGCAGCACATGAAGGACGAACGGTCTGTCACAATCGATTTCCTCCGAGACGGAACGCCCCTCACCTTTTCCTACGAAATCCGCTAA
- a CDS encoding alcohol dehydrogenase catalytic domain-containing protein, producing the protein MNTMRANVFHGINQCRVQEVERPTAGVGEAVIRVTLTTICGTDLHIVRGEYPVKSGLIIGHEPVGVIAELGPGVTGYRVGERVLVGAITPCGQCRACLSGQLAQCGHEQGYKAIGGWRFGNTINGAQADYLLVPHAQANLAKIPDDLTDEQVVLLADIASTGFSGAESGGIRIGDSVAIFAQGPIGLCATIGAKLLGAARVIGIDGDEDRLAMAARLGADVVLNSRSSDVIREIQRITDGGVDVAIEALGTQETFESALRSLRPGGTVSSLGVYSGKLQIPYEAISAGIGDHRIVTTLCPGGKERMRRLIEMVHHHRIDLTPLITHRVSLNDIGEGYRIFGERLDGVLKVAIKP; encoded by the coding sequence ATGAACACTATGCGCGCCAACGTGTTTCATGGGATCAACCAATGTCGAGTGCAGGAAGTCGAGCGGCCGACCGCCGGCGTCGGCGAGGCTGTCATCCGGGTCACGTTGACCACGATTTGCGGCACGGACTTGCATATCGTCCGAGGAGAATATCCTGTCAAGTCCGGGCTGATCATCGGCCATGAACCTGTGGGTGTCATAGCTGAATTGGGTCCCGGCGTGACTGGCTACCGTGTCGGCGAACGAGTACTGGTGGGCGCCATTACGCCGTGTGGGCAATGCCGCGCATGTCTGTCCGGTCAATTAGCCCAATGTGGCCATGAGCAGGGCTACAAAGCCATAGGGGGATGGCGCTTTGGAAACACGATCAATGGGGCACAAGCTGATTATCTACTCGTTCCTCATGCGCAAGCCAATCTAGCCAAGATTCCTGATGACCTCACCGATGAGCAGGTTGTCTTATTGGCGGACATTGCATCGACCGGGTTCAGCGGAGCCGAATCCGGAGGCATCCGCATTGGAGATTCAGTCGCGATCTTTGCTCAAGGTCCAATCGGTCTTTGTGCAACGATCGGCGCCAAGCTGCTTGGGGCGGCGCGAGTCATTGGAATAGATGGTGACGAAGACCGCCTGGCGATGGCCGCACGTTTGGGGGCGGATGTTGTCCTCAATTCCCGATCGTCTGATGTTATAAGAGAGATTCAACGTATAACAGATGGAGGAGTCGACGTGGCTATCGAAGCGTTGGGAACCCAGGAGACATTTGAGAGCGCGTTGCGCAGTCTCAGGCCTGGCGGAACCGTATCGAGCTTGGGGGTGTACTCGGGTAAGCTTCAAATTCCCTATGAAGCCATCAGCGCAGGTATTGGTGATCACCGGATCGTCACCACTCTTTGCCCGGGCGGCAAGGAACGCATGCGAAGGCTCATTGAAATGGTACACCATCACCGAATTGATCTGACCCCGCTCATCACCCATCGGGTTTCGCTCAATGATATTGGGGAAGGATATCGGATTTTCGGTGAACGACTCGATGGTGTCTTGAAGGTGGCCATCAAGCCTTAG
- a CDS encoding DUF2934 domain-containing protein — protein sequence MVARVGKKQNTGKMSHDTSASEKLVERPDRIQDRISNVAYHLWEQRGCQEGDSVRNWLDTEAIVMEQIREAK from the coding sequence ATGGTAGCTCGAGTTGGAAAGAAACAAAACACCGGGAAGATGAGTCACGATACGAGTGCGTCGGAAAAACTCGTTGAACGTCCGGACAGGATCCAGGACCGCATCTCCAACGTGGCATACCATCTATGGGAACAGCGTGGGTGCCAAGAGGGAGATTCGGTCAGGAACTGGCTGGATACTGAAGCCATTGTCATGGAGCAAATTCGTGAAGCCAAGTGA
- a CDS encoding universal stress protein — MTLAKRLLFATDFSDQTLRAEDWACALAASWQAPLTIITVLEFPRGMAPSFAVNEIYLTDRLREATELLTDLKRRATQRDIDVSSRIATGIPSEEVIAAALAENSDLVIVGMRGKSGLAHALLGSTAERVIRTAPCPVLAVHMPKDPGQLRHEDISLNRILVPVDFSDCSLDALEYAAMVAGQTKASLEVLHVLEPVYYGLDFTFERTEQRDQRRDNLTKRLDELAASLTKASIKVSTRLRGGVPADMIIGEATGSSSDLVVMGTHGRRGLSHLMGGSVAEAVLRRGNHPILTVRNLKTCPGHRRIIPNQIS, encoded by the coding sequence ATGACGTTAGCGAAGCGACTTCTGTTCGCCACCGACTTTTCAGATCAGACCCTGCGGGCGGAAGATTGGGCATGTGCGCTTGCAGCGTCCTGGCAAGCCCCTCTGACCATCATAACCGTATTGGAATTCCCTCGCGGTATGGCCCCTTCGTTTGCCGTAAACGAAATCTATCTGACAGACAGATTGCGTGAAGCTACGGAACTTCTCACTGATCTTAAGAGAAGAGCCACGCAAAGAGATATCGACGTGTCGAGCAGGATTGCGACCGGCATTCCAAGCGAGGAGGTGATTGCCGCCGCATTAGCTGAGAATTCTGATCTCGTCATCGTAGGGATGAGAGGAAAGAGCGGATTGGCTCATGCCTTGCTGGGGAGTACGGCGGAGCGGGTGATTCGGACAGCCCCTTGTCCTGTATTGGCCGTGCATATGCCCAAGGATCCCGGCCAACTCAGGCATGAGGACATCAGCCTGAATCGAATCCTTGTTCCTGTCGATTTTTCTGATTGTTCCCTGGACGCATTGGAATACGCGGCCATGGTCGCCGGTCAGACAAAAGCTTCACTCGAAGTTCTTCACGTACTAGAGCCCGTCTACTATGGACTTGATTTCACCTTTGAGCGAACCGAGCAGCGGGACCAGAGACGAGATAACCTCACAAAACGTTTAGATGAACTGGCTGCCTCCCTTACGAAAGCTTCGATTAAGGTTTCCACTCGTCTTCGCGGAGGAGTGCCCGCCGATATGATCATCGGCGAAGCGACGGGATCGTCGAGCGATCTTGTGGTGATGGGTACGCATGGCCGCCGTGGACTTTCTCATCTCATGGGTGGAAGCGTGGCCGAGGCGGTGTTGAGGCGGGGTAATCATCCGATTTTGACAGTCCGAAACCTAAAAACATGCCCTGGTCATCGGCGCATAATTCCAAATCAGATTTCTTGA
- a CDS encoding helix-turn-helix domain-containing protein — MTRATVTKGSGNVFRDLGFSEEKSAELILKSSLLRALQETIKRRGWKQVEAAAQLGIDQAKVSKLLAGRMAGFSIERLVHFLSLLGQDVEVTVRKASRGGRRGTVRAML; from the coding sequence ATGACACGTGCGACAGTCACCAAAGGGAGCGGGAATGTGTTTCGAGATTTGGGATTTTCCGAAGAAAAGTCCGCTGAACTCATCCTGAAAAGCAGCCTGCTTCGGGCGCTTCAGGAAACGATCAAGAGGCGAGGATGGAAGCAGGTGGAAGCAGCGGCTCAGCTAGGCATCGACCAAGCCAAGGTATCAAAGCTCTTGGCAGGCCGGATGGCCGGATTCTCCATCGAACGTCTTGTGCATTTTCTTTCTCTGCTGGGTCAAGATGTAGAGGTCACTGTTCGCAAGGCTTCTCGCGGAGGGCGGCGGGGAACGGTGCGCGCAATGCTATGA
- a CDS encoding ShlB/FhaC/HecB family hemolysin secretion/activation protein codes for MMIECLAYPGIATARDAKTTSDSVRTTGDKTLAQSSQTPSTNPGKPEKQEPPAGTESAPPAPDVKGFTIDRYVVEGNTIFTSEKVESVLGKYKGNGLTIKDIEQARNDLEKAYGTAGYPTVTVTIPEQTIEQGIVKLQVVEGRLGSIAVVGNEHYSKQNILGKLPSLKHEALLYEPAVMKELDAANANPDLKIATVLKPGNAPGLVNLELKVKDRLPVHARLEADNKGPITTPRDRITAEVQHANLFGGDEILSVTTVQTPTDWGRVQNYGVSFVTPIVWPSQLLAIYASKSISNSVLAGLTLPTGGTGDLSIAGNATIAGFRYMFPITKLDKGSHQLSVGMDYKHLDRTEGTFPEDIGTVTVLSEIQYTPMSAGYTGLIPDDYGLSKLAFAIKGYVAGMIPGGSKEDFAGTGQPGEPDFKPGVRRGSTGTFVALQPVLERTQILPKEFSLFLHLDGQWASEPLPPAEQYFAGGMDTVRGYDNYETVGDSAVRARVELNTPELFEIPIDRFWQRKKSADYLFRFRALAFYDRARLWVDRAQPGQQNRFDLEGVGAGIRVKFPKDYGELKLDQGWALRQTAFTNKGDTFVHFSVNVAF; via the coding sequence ATGATGATTGAATGTCTGGCATATCCTGGTATAGCGACGGCGCGCGACGCGAAGACCACTTCAGATTCCGTTCGCACCACCGGCGACAAAACGCTCGCTCAATCCTCTCAGACTCCGTCGACGAATCCCGGCAAACCGGAAAAGCAGGAGCCTCCCGCCGGTACTGAATCGGCTCCGCCGGCACCGGATGTCAAGGGTTTCACAATCGATCGCTATGTCGTGGAAGGCAATACCATTTTCACTTCAGAGAAAGTCGAGTCGGTTCTCGGAAAATATAAGGGAAACGGACTCACGATCAAGGATATCGAACAGGCACGGAATGACCTCGAAAAAGCATACGGCACTGCAGGCTATCCGACCGTGACGGTGACCATCCCCGAACAGACGATCGAGCAGGGCATCGTGAAGCTTCAAGTGGTGGAGGGTCGTCTCGGGTCTATTGCCGTGGTGGGCAACGAGCATTATTCCAAACAGAATATTCTCGGGAAGCTGCCTTCGCTCAAGCACGAAGCGCTGCTATACGAACCGGCCGTCATGAAGGAGTTGGATGCGGCCAATGCCAATCCCGACCTGAAAATTGCCACCGTGCTCAAGCCGGGAAACGCGCCCGGGCTCGTCAATCTTGAGCTCAAGGTGAAAGATCGTCTTCCTGTACACGCTCGGCTGGAAGCCGACAACAAAGGTCCCATCACGACGCCGAGAGACCGCATTACCGCTGAAGTACAACACGCCAATCTTTTCGGAGGAGACGAGATCCTTTCCGTTACAACTGTCCAGACCCCGACGGACTGGGGAAGAGTGCAAAATTATGGAGTGAGCTTTGTCACCCCGATCGTCTGGCCGAGTCAGTTGCTGGCAATTTACGCGTCAAAGTCCATCAGCAATTCCGTGCTGGCCGGGTTGACCCTTCCGACCGGAGGAACCGGCGATCTCTCTATTGCAGGCAATGCCACCATTGCAGGATTCCGGTACATGTTCCCGATTACCAAACTCGACAAGGGATCGCACCAGTTATCGGTTGGAATGGATTACAAGCATTTGGATAGAACCGAAGGCACGTTTCCCGAGGACATTGGAACCGTCACGGTCTTGAGTGAAATCCAATATACGCCCATGTCCGCCGGCTATACCGGGCTGATTCCAGACGACTATGGATTGAGCAAGCTTGCCTTTGCGATCAAGGGATACGTCGCGGGAATGATTCCGGGGGGATCGAAGGAAGATTTTGCCGGTACCGGCCAGCCCGGCGAACCAGATTTCAAGCCAGGAGTCCGACGTGGTTCGACCGGGACGTTCGTCGCACTGCAACCGGTGCTGGAGCGGACACAGATTCTTCCCAAAGAGTTTTCCCTGTTCCTGCATCTGGACGGCCAATGGGCGAGCGAGCCGCTGCCTCCCGCGGAGCAATATTTCGCAGGCGGGATGGATACCGTGCGTGGATACGACAACTACGAAACCGTCGGGGACAGTGCGGTGCGGGCTCGTGTGGAACTGAACACTCCTGAACTGTTTGAGATCCCGATCGACAGATTCTGGCAGCGAAAAAAAAGCGCCGACTACCTGTTCCGATTTCGTGCTCTTGCATTCTACGATCGCGCCAGATTGTGGGTCGATCGGGCACAGCCCGGCCAGCAGAACCGGTTTGATCTCGAGGGCGTCGGTGCCGGCATCCGAGTGAAGTTTCCAAAAGATTATGGCGAACTAAAGCTCGATCAGGGCTGGGCCTTACGGCAAACGGCGTTTACGAACAAGGGAGATACGTTCGTTCACTTTTCCGTCAACGTCGCTTTTTAG
- a CDS encoding universal stress protein, which yields MKTLVATDGSKHGQWAIEWMARLPFITPPTVRVLHVVDLASLRAPFLVQPMVAGTEHYIRAEAERLERTAKTTRKSSATLLKSLHLRGGVMIERGPVAATITKHADRGYGLLSIGSRGLDSIDRFMLGSVSEHAIHHAPCSVLVVKEAPRSIKRILIATDGSPSSTKAIQYIVKTFSAPSRTGRSKPIAVSLVYTVPALEYPEIGRSVVKTGAALFLKSGFAVQSTVRVGKPAVEILKAAQESKADLIVTGAKGLGAIRRMLLGSVSTRVVRHATCSVLVVR from the coding sequence ATGAAGACTCTTGTCGCCACGGATGGATCAAAACATGGACAATGGGCAATCGAATGGATGGCCCGCCTGCCGTTCATCACCCCCCCGACGGTTCGAGTCCTCCACGTCGTTGATCTGGCAAGCCTACGCGCACCTTTCTTAGTTCAACCGATGGTTGCCGGCACGGAGCACTACATACGTGCCGAGGCCGAACGCCTCGAACGCACCGCAAAGACTACCCGGAAAAGCTCTGCGACTTTGTTAAAGTCATTACATTTACGTGGCGGCGTCATGATCGAGCGTGGTCCCGTGGCCGCTACCATTACCAAGCACGCGGATCGAGGTTATGGCCTCCTCTCAATTGGATCTCGCGGCCTTGATTCAATCGACAGATTCATGTTGGGGAGCGTCTCCGAACATGCTATCCACCATGCACCCTGCTCCGTTCTCGTCGTAAAAGAAGCGCCTCGGTCCATTAAACGGATTCTCATTGCGACTGACGGCTCGCCTTCGTCAACGAAAGCTATCCAATATATCGTGAAAACCTTCTCGGCGCCTTCACGAACCGGTCGCAGTAAGCCGATAGCCGTGAGCCTTGTGTATACGGTTCCCGCTTTGGAATACCCGGAGATCGGCAGATCCGTCGTAAAGACAGGCGCCGCTCTCTTCCTTAAATCAGGATTTGCCGTGCAATCGACTGTCCGAGTCGGAAAACCCGCGGTCGAAATTCTGAAGGCTGCCCAAGAATCAAAGGCGGATCTGATTGTCACCGGCGCGAAGGGATTAGGTGCTATCCGGCGGATGCTTCTCGGGAGTGTGTCGACCCGCGTCGTACGACATGCCACCTGCTCAGTACTGGTCGTAAGATGA
- a CDS encoding cupredoxin domain-containing protein has protein sequence MKRVEGVQIIGLLLLSATIAFAFPSQVASQSEQQSVDITIKDYTFVTVQGSLRLGRPTVLNIRNEDKERHDFGSTMLEGLPATIEKDGIVVYGRGLGGVMLDPQRDVTIRFNTDRPGRYKFQCSIHPEMKGELLLLFVEGV, from the coding sequence ATGAAGAGAGTTGAGGGTGTGCAGATCATCGGACTTCTACTGCTGTCCGCAACAATTGCTTTTGCATTTCCTTCGCAAGTCGCGTCGCAATCCGAACAACAGTCCGTAGATATCACAATCAAAGACTATACATTTGTCACGGTCCAAGGATCACTTCGCCTTGGCCGTCCCACCGTGCTCAACATCCGTAACGAGGATAAAGAGCGTCATGACTTTGGTTCGACTATGTTGGAAGGCCTTCCTGCGACAATCGAAAAGGACGGGATCGTCGTATATGGCAGAGGGCTTGGCGGAGTGATGCTCGATCCCCAACGTGATGTCACCATCCGTTTCAATACCGACCGACCAGGACGCTACAAATTCCAGTGCTCCATCCACCCGGAGATGAAAGGGGAGCTCTTGCTGTTATTCGTAGAGGGTGTCTGA
- a CDS encoding universal stress protein gives MAPIKRLLLATDLSREARSAELWACAMAASWNAHLMAMTVLEFPDGVDPDQAVNQDHLVERTREASDKLMNLKQFASGKQLDVEIRVATGLPCDLVRLVAEVEKVDMIIVGAKGKHGLSHGGLGSTTGAIIRTAPCPVLVAPKQGNEQVKSQVLDRMLIPIDFSDCSLDALEYAVTIARQSHASIELLHIVDPACEGIDDAADVRSRQIAIKNLTKRLEEVSAGLLAGGIYSTIRVEMGIPSDAIINRASEASHSLIVMGVHGRRGQTCSVAGSVTQSVLRRASCPVLVVRTPKFGLEHNRRATDQTSREASGASR, from the coding sequence ATGGCACCGATCAAGCGACTTCTACTAGCGACCGATTTGTCACGGGAAGCACGTAGTGCTGAATTGTGGGCGTGCGCGATGGCTGCTTCTTGGAATGCCCATCTCATGGCTATGACCGTGTTGGAGTTCCCCGACGGAGTCGATCCTGATCAGGCGGTCAATCAGGATCATCTTGTGGAACGAACTCGTGAGGCTTCCGACAAACTCATGAACCTGAAACAGTTTGCATCGGGGAAACAACTAGACGTCGAAATTCGGGTGGCGACGGGGCTTCCCTGTGATTTGGTACGGCTCGTGGCCGAGGTCGAGAAGGTGGACATGATTATCGTGGGAGCGAAAGGAAAACACGGTTTGTCTCACGGTGGATTGGGAAGTACGACAGGTGCAATCATTCGAACGGCACCCTGCCCAGTGCTTGTCGCGCCCAAACAGGGCAATGAACAGGTAAAGAGTCAGGTTCTCGATCGCATGCTTATTCCGATTGATTTTTCTGATTGTTCCCTGGATGCGTTGGAGTATGCGGTGACAATCGCAAGGCAATCACACGCCTCAATTGAATTGCTTCACATTGTCGATCCAGCATGCGAAGGGATTGACGATGCGGCAGATGTCAGATCGCGGCAGATAGCAATTAAAAACCTCACAAAACGGTTGGAAGAAGTGTCGGCAGGGCTCCTCGCCGGTGGAATTTATTCCACGATACGCGTGGAGATGGGCATACCATCCGATGCGATTATCAATCGTGCATCTGAGGCCTCACACAGCCTGATTGTCATGGGTGTTCACGGTCGTCGTGGTCAAACATGCAGTGTAGCCGGCAGCGTAACTCAATCCGTATTGCGAAGAGCCAGTTGCCCGGTCTTGGTCGTTCGTACCCCAAAGTTTGGCTTGGAACACAATCGTCGGGCAACTGATCAGACCTCACGTGAAGCATCGGGAGCATCACGATGA